One genomic window of Neisseria sp. oral taxon 014 str. F0314 includes the following:
- the dacB gene encoding D-alanyl-D-alanine carboxypeptidase/D-alanyl-D-alanine-endopeptidase: MKLRTTAALLLCALSLNARALDFGGIPPEEISVYVKDLQSGRIIEEHRADESMNPASTMKLVTAFAAFRALGRDYRWTTELKSDGRVNGDTLEGDIYWVGSGDPMLDQDGLVALQQQLRDKGIVHINGRLVLDRSVWGETGSADDFGSDAGEAFMTAPDPNMLAYKVVWVKPERGTAGGVDITTNPPLPEIALKNQVSITGSAAGCNALQNYMRARYTGGVLHASGKIPESCLGQEMFVNMLSMQVYAEKSFVNQWRKAGGTISDGLKTAAAPAGAAVLAGSQSKPLAEVLTEMNKHSNNLIARTVFLKLGEHSSDGLTVQAAKNTVRNELAAAGVDNVGQLVLENGSGLSRKERATARMLGQVLEKAYFSPFKQDFVNTLPIAGTDGTLKKRFRQAGLPLRLKTGTLKDVRALAGYWLGENPKIVVVLINSSRSNGYLKDMDKMVSRIVLPGGDDWVEAGLLCEKRQAV, encoded by the coding sequence ATGAAGCTCCGAACAACCGCCGCACTTTTGCTTTGCGCGTTATCGCTGAATGCCCGCGCTTTGGATTTCGGCGGTATTCCGCCGGAAGAAATATCCGTTTACGTCAAAGACCTGCAAAGCGGCCGGATCATAGAAGAACACCGCGCAGACGAATCTATGAACCCCGCCTCGACCATGAAGCTCGTAACCGCCTTTGCCGCGTTCCGCGCATTGGGCAGGGATTACCGCTGGACGACCGAATTGAAAAGCGACGGCCGTGTGAACGGCGATACGCTGGAAGGCGACATCTACTGGGTAGGCAGCGGCGACCCCATGCTCGACCAAGACGGACTGGTCGCCCTTCAGCAACAGTTGCGCGACAAAGGCATCGTCCATATCAACGGCCGGCTGGTGCTCGACCGCAGCGTGTGGGGCGAAACCGGCAGCGCGGACGATTTCGGCAGCGACGCGGGCGAGGCGTTTATGACCGCGCCCGATCCGAATATGCTGGCGTACAAAGTCGTATGGGTCAAACCCGAACGCGGCACTGCCGGCGGCGTAGACATCACCACCAATCCGCCGCTGCCGGAGATTGCCTTGAAAAACCAAGTCAGCATTACCGGTTCGGCTGCCGGCTGCAACGCCCTGCAAAACTACATGCGCGCTAGATATACGGGCGGTGTGTTGCACGCCAGCGGCAAAATTCCTGAAAGCTGCCTCGGTCAGGAAATGTTCGTCAATATGCTGTCCATGCAAGTTTATGCCGAAAAAAGCTTCGTCAATCAATGGCGTAAGGCGGGCGGTACGATTTCAGACGGCCTCAAGACCGCTGCGGCACCTGCCGGCGCCGCCGTCCTCGCCGGTTCGCAGTCCAAACCGCTGGCCGAAGTGCTGACCGAAATGAACAAGCATTCCAACAACCTGATTGCCCGTACCGTCTTTTTAAAACTCGGCGAACACAGTTCAGACGGCCTTACCGTGCAGGCTGCCAAAAATACCGTCCGAAACGAATTGGCCGCGGCAGGCGTGGACAACGTAGGGCAGCTTGTCCTCGAAAACGGTTCCGGCCTTTCGCGCAAAGAGCGGGCCACCGCCAGAATGCTGGGCCAAGTGCTGGAAAAAGCCTATTTCAGCCCGTTCAAGCAAGACTTCGTCAATACTTTGCCGATTGCGGGCACCGACGGTACGCTGAAAAAACGCTTCCGCCAAGCGGGGCTGCCCCTGCGCCTGAAGACGGGCACGCTCAAAGACGTGCGCGCCCTTGCGGGCTATTGGTTGGGTGAAAATCCGAAAATCGTCGTCGTGCTCATCAACAGCAGCCGCTCCAACGGTTATCTGAAGGATATGGACAAAATGGTCTCGCGCATCGTTTTGCCCGGCGGAGACGATTGGGTGGAGGCCGGATTGCTTTGTGAAAAAAGGCAGGCCGTCTGA
- the glgC gene encoding glucose-1-phosphate adenylyltransferase, translated as MNNNLSQVSSKYTLAKDTLVLILAGGRGSRLHELTDKRAKPALYFGGNRRIIDFALSNCINSGLNHIGVITQYAAHSLLRHLQKGWSFLPQERGEFIDMLPARQQIDDSTWYRGTADAVYQNMAIIRDHYKPKYILILAGDHIYKQDYGQMLLDHVNSGARCTVGCIEVPRSEASEFGVMAVNENLKVKDFVEKPKDPPPMVGKPDVSLASMGIYVFDADYLYEMLNKEVNTPYTSHDFGKDVLPRCLEEGTLYAHPFSRSCMGRNTEGDIYWRDVGTLDSFWQSNIDLVSEHPQLDIYDQSWPIRGNPVQSYPSKFFYKNANIKPVDNSLIGGGCVITDASISYSVLFDRIRINEGSSIDHSVVLPEVVIGKNCILRHCIIDRHCVIPDGMRIGVDKESDRKRFRVSSSGKVVLVTPAMLKRLEGGNVPEEGHLD; from the coding sequence ATGAATAATAATCTTTCCCAAGTTTCCAGCAAATACACTCTTGCCAAAGACACGCTTGTCCTCATCCTGGCGGGAGGCCGGGGTTCGCGCCTTCACGAGCTGACGGATAAACGTGCCAAACCCGCACTTTATTTCGGCGGTAACCGTCGTATCATCGACTTTGCACTGTCCAACTGTATCAATTCCGGATTGAACCATATCGGTGTCATTACCCAATATGCCGCTCATTCTTTATTGCGCCATCTGCAGAAAGGCTGGTCGTTTCTGCCGCAGGAGCGCGGGGAGTTTATCGATATGCTGCCGGCCCGCCAGCAAATCGACGATTCCACTTGGTATCGCGGCACGGCGGACGCGGTGTATCAGAATATGGCGATTATCCGCGATCACTATAAGCCGAAATATATTCTGATTCTGGCCGGCGACCATATATATAAACAGGATTACGGCCAGATGTTGTTGGACCACGTCAACAGCGGCGCAAGATGTACCGTCGGCTGTATCGAAGTGCCGCGTTCCGAGGCCAGCGAATTCGGGGTGATGGCGGTAAATGAAAACCTGAAAGTAAAAGATTTCGTGGAGAAACCGAAAGATCCGCCGCCCATGGTGGGCAAACCGGATGTTTCCTTGGCATCGATGGGCATTTATGTGTTTGACGCGGATTATCTTTATGAAATGTTGAATAAGGAAGTGAACACGCCTTACACATCTCATGATTTCGGTAAAGACGTGCTGCCCAGATGCTTGGAAGAAGGCACCCTGTATGCCCATCCGTTCAGCCGCTCCTGTATGGGGCGCAATACCGAAGGCGATATTTACTGGCGCGATGTCGGCACGTTGGACAGTTTCTGGCAATCCAACATCGACCTCGTTTCCGAGCATCCGCAACTGGATATTTACGATCAGAGCTGGCCGATTCGGGGCAATCCGGTGCAGTCTTACCCGTCGAAATTCTTCTATAAAAACGCCAACATCAAGCCGGTCGACAATTCCCTTATCGGCGGAGGCTGCGTGATTACCGATGCGTCCATCAGTTATTCCGTATTGTTTGACCGGATTAGAATCAACGAAGGTTCGAGCATTGACCATTCCGTCGTGCTGCCTGAGGTAGTCATCGGCAAAAACTGTATTTTACGGCATTGCATTATCGACCGGCATTGCGTCATTCCCGACGGTATGCGCATCGGCGTCGATAAGGAATCGGACCGCAAACGCTTCCGCGTAAGCTCAAGTGGCAAAGTTGTCCTCGTTACCCCCGCTATGCTGAAACGGCTGGAAGGCGGAAACGTACCCGAAGAAGGACATTTGGACTAA
- the glgA gene encoding glycogen synthase GlgA: MKVLHVCSELYPLLKTGGLADVMGSLPFAQKEIGIDARILLPAYPAISAGVPQTDVVAEFDNFAGHIVLRYGEYEGIGIYLIDAPHLYAREGNPYHDAGYADYADNYKRFALLGKVGAELAAGLDGFWRAEVVHSHDWHAGLAAAYLFNEGRPAKSVFTIHNLAYQGQFNSRHLTEIGLPESMFRMHGLELFGQISYLKAGVYYSDAVTAVSPTYAGEITTPEFAYGLQGLLSAQYREGRLVGILNGVDEKIWHPDGDQYIRHAYSAEDMGGKEKNKAELQAYFNLPQQADALLFVMITRLTEQKGVDLLLESADEIVKQDGQLAILGSGAPHLEDGIRKLAEDNPQHIAVKIGYDEALSHLMIAGGDVILVPSRFEPCGLTQLYGLKYGTLPLVRATGGLVDTVVDACAENIQNGTATGFVFTQPTAADLRQALQAAFDLWKQQHIWTNVRATAMRQDFSWTLSATRYGQLYRKILSE; the protein is encoded by the coding sequence ATGAAAGTATTGCATGTTTGTTCGGAATTATATCCGTTGCTGAAAACCGGCGGCTTGGCCGACGTGATGGGTTCGTTGCCCTTTGCCCAGAAAGAAATCGGTATTGACGCCCGTATCTTATTACCGGCCTATCCCGCCATTTCGGCAGGGGTTCCGCAAACCGACGTCGTGGCTGAATTTGATAACTTTGCCGGACATATCGTTTTGCGCTACGGCGAATATGAAGGTATCGGCATTTATCTGATAGATGCGCCGCACCTATATGCCCGCGAAGGAAATCCTTATCACGATGCCGGTTATGCCGATTATGCCGACAACTATAAACGTTTTGCCTTGCTCGGTAAGGTCGGTGCGGAGTTGGCTGCCGGATTAGACGGATTTTGGCGCGCGGAAGTCGTACATTCACATGATTGGCACGCCGGTTTGGCGGCGGCCTATCTGTTCAATGAGGGCCGGCCGGCGAAATCGGTTTTCACCATCCACAACCTGGCCTATCAAGGCCAGTTCAACAGCCGCCATTTAACCGAAATCGGGTTGCCGGAAAGCATGTTCCGTATGCACGGTTTGGAATTGTTCGGACAAATTTCCTATTTGAAAGCCGGTGTTTATTATTCCGACGCGGTTACGGCAGTCAGTCCGACCTATGCCGGAGAGATTACCACGCCGGAATTTGCCTACGGCTTGCAAGGTTTGTTGTCGGCACAGTATCGGGAAGGCCGTTTGGTCGGTATTTTGAATGGCGTCGATGAAAAAATCTGGCATCCGGACGGCGATCAATACATCCGGCACGCATATAGCGCGGAAGATATGGGCGGCAAAGAAAAAAATAAGGCGGAGTTACAAGCCTATTTCAACCTGCCGCAGCAAGCCGACGCTTTGCTGTTTGTCATGATTACCCGTTTGACGGAACAAAAAGGCGTGGATTTATTGTTGGAAAGCGCCGACGAAATCGTCAAACAAGACGGGCAACTCGCGATTCTCGGTTCGGGTGCGCCGCATCTGGAGGACGGAATCCGCAAATTGGCGGAAGACAACCCGCAGCATATCGCCGTTAAAATCGGATACGACGAGGCATTATCCCACCTGATGATTGCCGGCGGCGACGTCATTTTGGTCCCCAGCCGGTTCGAACCTTGCGGTTTGACCCAGTTATACGGTTTGAAATACGGTACTCTGCCGTTGGTACGCGCAACCGGCGGCTTGGTGGATACGGTAGTCGATGCTTGTGCGGAAAATATCCAAAACGGCACGGCGACAGGTTTCGTCTTTACCCAGCCAACGGCAGCCGACTTGCGACAAGCCTTGCAGGCAGCGTTTGATTTGTGGAAGCAGCAACATATATGGACAAACGTCCGCGCTACCGCGATGAGGCAGGATTTCAGTTGGACGCTTTCGGCAACCCGCTACGGGCAGCTATACCGGAAAATTTTGTCTGAGTAG
- a CDS encoding suppressor of fused domain protein has product MINHVEKYIGTISHGSKSDSGSQYKLNIAAIPSSPNRDLKTYITLGLSKHDLNYKSRFEILFVCSLKYDENQIFPFLRWLAETIIENKKILLRGQVIYLPRSIVDSTKMDALYVSAPFYFDDDFQVCHGEHYNIVFPLLVPLYKQEAELVEKKGWNAFEQFLLDNETDNLSDMNRKPFVW; this is encoded by the coding sequence ATGATTAATCATGTTGAAAAATATATAGGCACTATTTCTCATGGCTCGAAAAGCGATTCGGGAAGTCAGTACAAATTAAATATCGCAGCTATTCCCTCTTCCCCTAACAGGGATTTAAAAACTTATATTACTTTAGGGTTAAGCAAACATGATCTGAATTATAAAAGTAGATTTGAAATACTTTTCGTATGTTCTTTAAAATATGATGAAAATCAGATTTTCCCATTTTTAAGATGGTTGGCAGAAACCATTATTGAGAATAAAAAAATTCTTCTTCGAGGGCAGGTTATTTATTTGCCTAGAAGCATTGTTGATTCAACAAAAATGGATGCACTGTATGTTTCCGCCCCATTTTATTTCGACGATGATTTTCAGGTCTGTCATGGCGAACACTACAATATCGTTTTCCCTTTGCTTGTCCCGTTGTATAAACAGGAAGCGGAATTGGTGGAAAAGAAGGGTTGGAATGCTTTTGAGCAGTTCTTGCTGGATAATGAAACTGACAACCTTTCGGATATGAATAGGAAACCGTTCGTTTGGTAA
- a CDS encoding DUF4265 domain-containing protein has protein sequence MKSKLTVVYYDLESNIAEERLSGNIMPDGNFLIQEIPLFAPNLALNDIVAIEREDKMLFFDHLIKASGNTTINIVVLDHFPKDLLAVIEEHSGKIRKNGENYLSVNFPPKKYDFDLKEILNRYEEANILSYREACLGYS, from the coding sequence ATGAAATCGAAACTTACCGTCGTCTATTACGATTTGGAAAGCAATATTGCGGAAGAAAGACTGTCTGGAAACATAATGCCTGATGGAAATTTCCTTATTCAAGAGATTCCTCTTTTCGCACCGAATTTGGCTTTAAACGACATTGTTGCCATAGAACGTGAGGATAAAATGCTGTTTTTCGACCACTTGATAAAAGCTTCAGGAAATACCACGATAAACATCGTTGTTTTAGACCATTTCCCAAAGGATTTATTGGCAGTCATAGAAGAACACAGTGGTAAAATCAGAAAAAATGGAGAGAACTATTTATCGGTTAATTTCCCGCCTAAAAAGTATGATTTTGATTTAAAAGAAATTTTAAATAGATACGAGGAAGCAAATATCCTCAGCTACAGGGAAGCTTGTTTGGGCTACTCTTAA
- a CDS encoding HNH endonuclease signature motif containing protein, giving the protein MNRIQNNGQVKCANCGIETIPAKQSIKNTTPTSNERQVDHVIPKSKGGQGTPKNGQVLCRGCNIKKSNK; this is encoded by the coding sequence TTGAATAGGATTCAAAATAATGGCCAAGTTAAGTGCGCTAATTGCGGTATTGAAACAATTCCAGCCAAACAATCTATAAAAAATACCACTCCTACTTCAAATGAAAGACAAGTGGATCATGTCATCCCGAAATCTAAGGGTGGTCAAGGTACTCCTAAAAACGGGCAGGTCTTATGCAGAGGCTGCAACATTAAGAAGAGTAACAAATGA
- a CDS encoding suppressor of fused domain protein has translation MIVVEHLERYLSEIKSGIKCLDRRYHLSVSVFPSQPYEGLTTFSTLGLNRYDLNYKSRFELIFTCSEEWNKENIAAFLSGVAEYLIDNRKPILRGEIIQLPRVIIEGSKMDALYVSAPFYFDDDFQVCHGEHYNIVFPLLVPLYKQEAELVEKKGWNAFEQFLLDNKVGNLSNMNRKPFAW, from the coding sequence ATGATTGTAGTTGAACATTTAGAGCGTTATTTGAGTGAAATTAAAAGCGGCATAAAATGCTTAGATCGACGTTACCATCTCAGCGTTTCCGTATTTCCATCGCAACCATATGAAGGATTAACTACTTTTTCTACTTTAGGCTTGAATCGATATGACTTGAACTATAAGAGTAGGTTTGAATTAATTTTTACCTGTTCTGAAGAATGGAATAAAGAAAATATTGCAGCTTTTCTATCAGGAGTAGCTGAATATTTGATTGACAATAGAAAACCTATTTTAAGAGGTGAAATTATTCAATTACCCAGGGTAATTATCGAAGGTAGCAAAATGGATGCTCTGTATGTTTCAGCACCATTTTATTTCGACGATGATTTTCAGGTCTGTCATGGCGAACACTACAATATCGTTTTCCCTTTGCTTGTCCCGTTGTATAAACAGGAAGCAGAATTGGTGGAAAAGAAAGGTTGGAATGCTTTTGAGCAGTTCTTGCTGGATAATAAAGTTGGCAACCTTTCGAATATGAATCGGAAACCGTTTGCTTGGTAA
- a CDS encoding suppressor of fused domain protein translates to MSYNQKVLSHLQNFWINHEIKRFSWALGRIIEELPDFQVFQVIPNHEDEPWVYVSSGIGQFLGQEFFIISPFETPEHIETLAMLASASMHYPDQFQLGKTINIGRPWVEQSSFQHFLISLPYPYGQELEYMDNVRFFWLLPITQPERLFLNTHSVEDLETRFDERGIDYLDINRPSVI, encoded by the coding sequence ATGAGTTATAATCAAAAAGTTTTATCCCACTTGCAAAATTTTTGGATAAATCATGAAATTAAACGGTTTTCTTGGGCATTGGGAAGAATTATAGAAGAACTTCCCGATTTCCAAGTTTTCCAAGTAATTCCTAATCATGAAGATGAGCCTTGGGTTTATGTCAGCTCTGGGATAGGTCAATTTTTAGGGCAGGAGTTTTTTATCATCAGCCCGTTTGAAACACCTGAACATATTGAGACCTTGGCAATGCTGGCATCTGCAAGTATGCATTACCCTGATCAATTTCAATTGGGAAAAACGATAAATATCGGCAGACCGTGGGTCGAGCAATCATCCTTCCAGCATTTTCTGATTTCTCTGCCTTATCCTTATGGGCAAGAGTTGGAATATATGGATAATGTCCGATTTTTTTGGTTATTGCCGATTACCCAGCCAGAAAGACTTTTCTTGAATACTCATTCAGTAGAAGACTTGGAAACGAGATTTGATGAGAGGGGTATTGATTATTTAGATATAAATCGGCCAAGCGTTATTTGA
- a CDS encoding ribonuclease E inhibitor RraB yields MIINEKSTSDVLKQYQELGFDLTKSMIIEFFIEGSQKNLQSIESQLISYRQDFQISIEQNEFGEMWTCYCSVNIIPSLENILAIETTLFDIAQKNDCTYEGFGSYGN; encoded by the coding sequence ATGATAATTAACGAAAAATCCACTTCAGATGTACTGAAACAATATCAAGAACTAGGGTTTGATTTGACAAAATCGATGATAATAGAGTTTTTTATAGAGGGTTCTCAAAAGAATCTGCAATCAATAGAAAGTCAACTCATTTCTTATCGGCAAGATTTTCAAATCAGTATTGAGCAAAATGAATTCGGAGAAATGTGGACTTGCTATTGTTCCGTCAATATTATCCCTTCTCTTGAAAACATTTTAGCTATTGAAACTACGTTATTTGATATTGCACAAAAAAATGATTGTACTTATGAAGGTTTTGGTTCGTATGGAAACTAA
- a CDS encoding HINT domain-containing protein: MVKTADGYKAIARIRVGDRVFAEDEASGETGYKPVTAQYGNPYQETVYIEVSDGLGKIQILVSNRIHPFYSGGKWIKEEDLKAGSRLFAENGAEQTVQSVTVKQEPLQAYNLTVADWHTYFVKGDKAETEGVWVHNACPPKRAPEYHAGTVSESTFLNSAEKWLGKNYKSYPNGRYVSQDGMRQVRYGHHETNSSTHHGHFESYDKPNGRVIENSVVTIIQD, encoded by the coding sequence TTGGTCAAAACGGCAGACGGCTACAAAGCCATCGCCCGTATCCGAGTTGGCGACCGCGTCTTCGCCGAGGACGAGGCAAGCGGAGAAACGGGATACAAACCCGTTACCGCCCAATACGGTAATCCGTACCAAGAAACCGTTTACATTGAAGTTTCAGACGGCCTCGGTAAAATACAAATCCTCGTTTCCAACCGCATCCACCCGTTTTATTCGGGCGGCAAATGGATTAAAGAGGAAGATTTGAAAGCGGGAAGCAGGCTGTTTGCCGAAAACGGTGCAGAGCAGACCGTTCAAAGCGTTACCGTCAAACAAGAACCGCTGCAAGCCTACAATCTGACCGTCGCCGATTGGCATACTTACTTCGTCAAGGGCGATAAGGCGGAAACGGAAGGGGTTTGGGTTCATAATGCTTGTCCTCCCAAAAGAGCTCCCGAATACCATGCAGGAACTGTATCTGAATCTACTTTTTTAAATTCAGCTGAGAAATGGCTAGGGAAAAACTATAAGTCATATCCAAATGGTCGATATGTATCACAAGATGGAATGCGACAGGTACGATATGGTCATCATGAAACAAATTCATCTACGCATCATGGTCATTTTGAATCATATGACAAACCCAATGGACGTGTAATAGAAAATAGTGTAGTAACAATTATTCAGGATTAG
- the mafB gene encoding polymorphic toxin MafB class 1, producing the protein MKPLRRLTNLLAACTVAAAAFGQPALAAELAKDPFITDNAQRQHFEPGGKYHLFGNPRGSVANRTGKIDVTQAYTHQMGNLLIQQANINGTIGYHTRFSGHGHEVHAPFDNHASRSASEEKGSVNEGFTVYRLNWEGHEHHPADGYDGPQGGNYPKPTGARDEYTYNVNGVARSIKLNPTDTRDVRQRISDNYSNLGSNFSDRAYEANRKMFEHNSKLDRWGNNMEFINGVAAGALNPFLSASEALGIGDILYGTGYAIDKATMYGISPLSADGKLAAIGGLGGVAGFEKNTREAVDRWIQENPNAAETVEAAFNVAAAAKAAKLAKATKPGKAAVSGDFSKSYTCSFHGSTLVKTADGYKAIARIRVGDHVFAKDEASEKTGYKPVTAQYGNPYQETVYIEVSDGLGKIQTLVSNRIHPFYSDGKWIKAEDLKAGNRLSSESGAEQTVQSITVKPEPLQAYNLTVADWHTYFVKGDKAETEGVWVHNECPYGKGNQRYKDASYHGKNDNSVKSRAPTNGQAALDNSVQVKSTSPRRVGVDKANNEIVVLDKTQTFNNGSAEYHGHVRSWQDLHTDQKNALKKAGLVNSKGKIKK; encoded by the coding sequence GTGAAACCGCTGCGCAGACTGACAAACCTCCTTGCCGCCTGCACCGTAGCGGCGGCTGCCTTCGGGCAGCCCGCCCTCGCGGCGGAATTGGCTAAAGACCCTTTCATTACCGATAACGCCCAACGGCAGCACTTCGAACCCGGCGGCAAATACCACCTTTTCGGCAACCCGCGCGGCAGCGTCGCCAACCGCACGGGTAAAATCGATGTAACCCAAGCCTATACCCACCAAATGGGCAACCTGCTCATCCAGCAGGCAAACATCAACGGCACAATCGGCTACCACACCCGCTTTTCAGGACACGGACACGAAGTCCACGCCCCCTTTGACAACCATGCCAGCCGCAGCGCAAGCGAAGAAAAAGGCAGCGTCAACGAAGGTTTTACCGTATACCGCCTCAACTGGGAAGGGCACGAACATCATCCCGCCGACGGCTATGACGGCCCGCAGGGCGGCAATTACCCCAAACCTACGGGAGCACGCGACGAATACACCTATAACGTTAACGGCGTAGCCCGCAGTATCAAACTCAATCCGACCGACACCCGCGACGTCAGACAACGCATATCCGACAATTACAGCAACCTCGGCAGCAATTTCTCCGACCGCGCCTATGAAGCCAACAGAAAAATGTTCGAGCACAATTCCAAGCTCGACCGCTGGGGCAACAACATGGAGTTTATCAACGGCGTCGCCGCCGGAGCGCTCAACCCCTTTCTCAGCGCAAGCGAAGCCTTGGGCATAGGCGACATACTGTACGGAACGGGTTATGCCATAGACAAAGCAACGATGTACGGCATCTCGCCCCTGTCGGCAGACGGCAAACTGGCCGCCATCGGCGGCTTGGGCGGTGTGGCGGGCTTTGAAAAAAATACGCGCGAAGCCGTTGACCGGTGGATACAGGAAAACCCCAATGCCGCCGAAACCGTCGAAGCCGCCTTCAACGTTGCCGCCGCCGCCAAAGCCGCGAAGTTGGCAAAGGCGACAAAACCGGGGAAAGCCGCGGTTAGTGGGGATTTCTCAAAATCCTACACCTGCTCCTTCCACGGCAGCACCTTGGTCAAAACGGCAGACGGTTACAAAGCCATTGCCCGTATCCGAGTCGGCGACCACGTCTTTGCCAAGGATGAGGCAAGCGAAAAAACGGGATACAAACCCGTTACCGCCCAATACGGTAATCCGTACCAAGAAACCGTTTACATTGAAGTTTCAGACGGCCTCGGTAAAATACAAACCCTCGTTTCCAACCGCATCCACCCGTTTTATTCAGACGGCAAATGGATTAAAGCGGAAGATTTGAAAGCGGGAAACAGGTTGTCGTCTGAAAGCGGCGCGGAACAGACGGTTCAAAGCATTACCGTCAAACCGGAACCGCTGCAAGCCTACAATCTGACCGTTGCCGACTGGCATACCTATTTCGTCAAAGGCGATAAGGCGGAAACGGAAGGGGTTTGGGTTCATAATGAGTGTCCGTATGGTAAAGGCAACCAACGATATAAAGACGCTTCTTATCATGGCAAAAATGATAATTCTGTGAAAAGTAGAGCACCAACAAACGGACAAGCAGCTCTTGATAATTCCGTTCAAGTTAAATCAACTTCTCCTCGAAGAGTTGGGGTTGATAAAGCCAATAATGAAATCGTTGTATTAGACAAAACTCAAACTTTTAATAACGGTTCTGCGGAATATCACGGGCATGTCAGAAGTTGGCAAGATTTGCATACCGATCAGAAAAATGCTTTAAAAAAAGCAGGATTAGTTAATTCAAAAGGAAAAATTAAAAAATGA